The Georgenia sp. TF02-10 genome window below encodes:
- a CDS encoding quinone-dependent dihydroorotate dehydrogenase: MYRLLFRTLAVRLDPERAHHLALAAIRGVARVPGLAGLVRATLGRRPARPAAVGPLARPVPGVLGLAAGMDKDADAVLGMDMLGFGFVEVGTVTARPQPGNDRPRLWRHVDLGALRNRMGFNNRGAAAAGEQLRRLRRTRRGRSVVVGANIGKSRAVPLAGAVADYAAAARAVARWVDYLVVNVSSPNTPGLRDLQAVEQLRPILTAVAEAADDAAARPVPLLVKIAPDLPGAEVDAVADLVRELGLAGVVATNTTLEHDLGPGGLSGAPLRERSRAVVRRLRDRLGPGPLVVGVGGITTVADAEAMLTAGADLLQAYSAFVYEGPAWPGRLNRALVGR, encoded by the coding sequence GTGTACCGGCTGCTCTTCCGCACCCTGGCGGTGCGCCTCGACCCCGAACGGGCCCACCACCTCGCGCTGGCGGCGATCCGCGGCGTCGCCCGGGTGCCCGGCCTGGCCGGGCTGGTCCGGGCCACCCTGGGGCGCCGCCCCGCGCGACCGGCGGCGGTCGGCCCGCTCGCCCGGCCGGTCCCCGGCGTGCTCGGCCTGGCCGCGGGCATGGACAAGGACGCCGACGCCGTGCTCGGGATGGACATGCTCGGCTTCGGCTTCGTCGAGGTCGGCACCGTCACCGCCCGGCCCCAGCCGGGCAACGACCGGCCCCGCCTGTGGCGGCACGTCGACCTCGGTGCGCTGCGCAACCGGATGGGCTTCAACAACCGCGGCGCGGCCGCGGCCGGGGAGCAGCTCCGCCGGCTGCGCCGCACCCGCCGCGGCCGCTCCGTCGTCGTCGGCGCCAACATCGGCAAGTCCCGGGCCGTCCCGCTGGCCGGCGCGGTGGCGGACTACGCCGCCGCCGCCCGGGCGGTGGCGCGCTGGGTGGACTACCTCGTCGTCAACGTCTCCTCGCCCAACACCCCGGGCCTGCGGGACCTGCAGGCGGTGGAGCAGCTGCGGCCCATCCTCACCGCGGTGGCGGAGGCCGCGGACGACGCCGCCGCGCGGCCCGTCCCGCTGCTGGTCAAGATCGCCCCGGACCTGCCCGGGGCGGAGGTCGACGCCGTCGCGGACCTGGTCCGCGAGCTCGGCCTGGCCGGGGTGGTGGCCACCAACACCACCCTCGAGCACGACCTCGGGCCCGGCGGGCTGTCCGGGGCGCCGCTGCGGGAGCGGTCCCGCGCCGTCGTCCGCCGGCTGCGGGACCGGCTGGGGCCGGGGCCGCTCGTCGTCGGGGTCGGCGGCATCACCACGGTCGCCGACGCCGAGGCGATGCTGACCGCCGGGGCGGACCTGCTGCAGGCCTACTCCGCGTTCGTGTACGAAGGTCCGGCCTGGCCGGGCCGGCTGAACCGGGCCCTGGTCGGGCGCTGA
- a CDS encoding leucyl aminopeptidase, whose translation MTDVTLTAKDPAKISADALVLAVSPGPDGPRLLGDRLPGKVARTLAAALPALGVTGKADEVVRVPVDGVAAGVVVLTGTGPADLGTEGLRRAAGAAARALAGAGSAVLALPAEDPAAVGAVAEGALLGAYAFRDYRPTERAPLAEVQVATEVGARAARAALDRARAVGAGVRAVRDLVNASPRHLYPETFADAARAAAAGTKVSVRVLDEEDLRAGGYGGLVAVGQGSARPPRLVRVEWAPARARAHYALVGKGITFDSGGLSLKPPKSMETMKSDMAGAATVLHTVLAAAALALPVRVTGWLALAENMPGGGAQRPSDVITMRGGTTVEVLNTDAEGRLVLGDALVAACEEGPDAVVDIATLTGAQVVALGNRVGAVMGTAGLRDRVVAAAGAAGEQMWPMPLPPELRESLKSPVADLANIGDRFGGMLVAGLFLREFVGETPWAHLDVAGPAFLEGEPYGYTHKGGTGMGLRTLLTLLEEAAAG comes from the coding sequence GTGACAGACGTGACCCTCACCGCCAAGGACCCCGCCAAGATCAGCGCCGACGCGCTGGTGCTCGCCGTCTCTCCCGGGCCCGACGGCCCCCGCCTGCTCGGGGACCGGCTGCCCGGGAAGGTGGCCCGGACCCTCGCCGCGGCGCTGCCCGCGCTCGGCGTGACCGGGAAGGCTGATGAGGTGGTCCGGGTCCCGGTCGACGGCGTCGCCGCCGGCGTCGTCGTGCTCACCGGCACCGGCCCGGCGGACCTGGGCACCGAGGGGCTGCGCCGCGCGGCCGGCGCCGCCGCCCGCGCGCTCGCCGGGGCGGGCAGCGCGGTGCTCGCCCTGCCCGCCGAGGACCCGGCCGCCGTCGGCGCGGTGGCCGAGGGCGCCCTGCTCGGGGCCTACGCCTTCCGGGACTACCGGCCCACCGAGAGGGCCCCGCTGGCCGAGGTGCAGGTGGCCACCGAGGTCGGCGCCCGGGCGGCGCGGGCGGCGCTGGACCGGGCCCGCGCGGTCGGCGCCGGGGTGCGCGCGGTCCGCGACCTCGTCAACGCCTCCCCCCGGCACCTGTACCCGGAGACGTTCGCCGACGCCGCCCGGGCCGCCGCCGCGGGCACCAAGGTCAGCGTGCGGGTGCTGGACGAGGAGGACCTGCGCGCCGGCGGCTACGGCGGGCTGGTCGCCGTCGGGCAGGGCTCGGCCCGCCCGCCGCGGCTGGTCCGGGTGGAGTGGGCCCCGGCCCGGGCCCGGGCGCACTACGCCCTGGTGGGCAAGGGCATCACCTTCGACTCCGGCGGGCTGTCCCTCAAGCCGCCGAAGAGCATGGAGACGATGAAGTCGGACATGGCCGGGGCGGCGACCGTGCTGCACACCGTCCTGGCGGCCGCCGCGCTCGCCCTGCCGGTGCGGGTCACCGGCTGGCTCGCGCTGGCCGAGAACATGCCCGGCGGCGGCGCGCAGCGGCCCTCCGACGTCATCACGATGCGCGGCGGGACCACCGTGGAGGTCCTCAACACCGACGCCGAGGGCCGCCTGGTGCTGGGCGACGCGCTGGTCGCCGCGTGCGAGGAGGGCCCGGACGCCGTCGTCGACATCGCCACGCTCACCGGCGCCCAGGTGGTGGCCTTGGGCAACCGGGTGGGCGCCGTCATGGGCACGGCCGGCCTGCGGGACCGGGTGGTGGCCGCCGCCGGCGCCGCCGGGGAGCAGATGTGGCCGATGCCGCTGCCGCCGGAGCTGCGCGAGTCGCTGAAGTCCCCGGTCGCGGACCTGGCCAACATCGGCGACCGGTTCGGCGGGATGCTCGTCGCCGGCCTGTTCCTGCGCGAGTTCGTCGGGGAGACCCCGTGGGCGCACCTGGACGTGGCCGGCCCCGCCTTCCTCGAGGGCGAGCCGTACGGGTACACCCACAAGGGCGGCACCGGCATGGGGCTGCGGACCCTGCTGACGCTGCTCGAGGAGGCGGCGGCCGGCTGA
- a CDS encoding DUF1524 domain-containing protein produces the protein MLALLGVVADGLTGLLLMLGLGALVAGFLAVVTGRWPRWARGRKGGAVAMAAGAALTFAGGLAAPPTTDDGEPRAAEPVVARVTVRGQTPSPTSAVEAAIRDAAAGTALAAVGELEVKGRAPKTGYDRDLFAYREYDQDRNGCDVRNDILRRDVTEVTVAPGTNGCVVERGTLQDPYTGEAIAFVRGSDTSGKVQIDHVVALSDAWQKGAQSWDHARLREFGNDPLNLLAVDGSLNGKKGDGDAATWLPPNSGFRCAYVARQVAVKAEYDLWVTEAEREAMVRVLSRCPDEPLPERETAELMAAPPPAPETEPAPAPDPAPAPAPDPAPAPVPAPAPVPVPVPVPEPAPAPAPAPEPAPAPAPAPAPAPAPEPPPAAPAPAPAAGTDPRFDTCKDAISAGYGPYLSGTDPEYDWYRDADSDGIVCER, from the coding sequence GTGCTCGCCCTCCTCGGGGTCGTGGCCGACGGGTTGACCGGCCTGCTGCTGATGCTCGGGCTCGGCGCGCTCGTCGCCGGGTTCCTCGCCGTCGTGACCGGACGGTGGCCCCGCTGGGCTCGCGGGCGCAAGGGAGGGGCCGTGGCCATGGCGGCCGGAGCGGCCCTAACCTTCGCCGGCGGCCTGGCGGCTCCCCCGACCACGGACGACGGTGAGCCTCGTGCGGCGGAGCCGGTGGTGGCTCGGGTCACCGTCAGAGGACAGACCCCAAGCCCGACGTCGGCGGTGGAGGCGGCGATCCGGGACGCGGCCGCGGGTACCGCGCTGGCCGCCGTCGGCGAGCTCGAGGTGAAGGGCCGCGCACCGAAGACCGGCTACGACCGCGACCTGTTCGCCTACCGCGAGTACGACCAGGACCGCAACGGCTGCGACGTGCGCAACGACATCCTCCGCCGAGACGTCACCGAGGTCACCGTCGCCCCGGGCACCAACGGCTGTGTCGTCGAGCGCGGCACCTTGCAGGACCCCTACACCGGCGAGGCCATCGCCTTCGTCCGCGGCTCGGACACCTCGGGCAAGGTCCAGATCGACCACGTCGTCGCCCTGTCCGACGCCTGGCAGAAGGGCGCCCAGTCCTGGGACCACGCCCGCTTGCGCGAGTTCGGCAACGACCCGCTCAACCTGCTCGCCGTCGACGGCTCTCTCAACGGCAAGAAGGGCGACGGCGATGCGGCGACCTGGCTGCCGCCCAACAGCGGATTCCGCTGCGCCTACGTCGCCCGGCAGGTCGCCGTGAAGGCCGAGTACGACCTGTGGGTGACCGAGGCCGAGCGGGAGGCGATGGTCCGCGTCCTCTCCCGCTGCCCGGACGAGCCGCTGCCGGAGCGAGAGACGGCCGAGCTCATGGCCGCGCCGCCACCTGCCCCGGAGACAGAACCTGCACCTGCACCTGACCCGGCGCCGGCACCTGCACCTGACCCGGCGCCGGCACCGGTGCCGGCACCGGCACCTGTGCCGGTGCCGGTACCGGTGCCCGAACCTGCACCTGCACCCGCGCCTGCACCCGAACCTGCGCCCGCGCCTGCACCGGCTCCCGCACCTGCGCCTGCGCCGGAGCCGCCGCCCGCCGCTCCTGCCCCTGCTCCGGCTGCCGGTACCGACCCGAGGTTCGACACGTGCAAGGACGCCATTTCCGCCGGCTACGGCCCTTACCTCTCGGGCACCGACCCCGAGTACGACTGGTACCGCGACGCCGACAGCGACGGGATCGTCTGCGAGAGGTAG